Proteins encoded by one window of Desulfatirhabdium butyrativorans DSM 18734:
- the rplK gene encoding 50S ribosomal protein L11 translates to MAKKVVAQVKLQVMAGKANPSPPIGPALGQHGVNIMEFCKTFNARTANEEGMIIPVIVTVYQDRSFTFITKTPPASVLLKKMANIQKGASDPKRERVARLTKDQVTEIAKMKMVDLNANDIEQAKRIIMGTARSMGIEIA, encoded by the coding sequence ATGGCAAAAAAGGTAGTTGCACAAGTAAAGCTTCAGGTGATGGCCGGGAAAGCCAATCCTTCTCCTCCGATTGGTCCGGCTTTAGGTCAGCATGGCGTTAATATCATGGAATTCTGTAAGACGTTCAATGCGCGCACGGCCAATGAAGAGGGGATGATTATTCCGGTGATTGTCACTGTATATCAGGATCGCTCCTTTACCTTCATTACCAAAACTCCTCCGGCATCAGTTCTTCTTAAAAAAATGGCCAATATTCAAAAAGGCGCATCAGATCCGAAAAGAGAGCGCGTTGCGAGGTTGACCAAGGATCAAGTCACCGAAATTGCGAAAATGAAAATGGTTGATCTGAATGCCAACGATATTGAGCAGGCTAAGCGGATAATTATGGGGACAGCCAGAAGCATGGGGATTGAAATCGCATAA